TTCTGATTTTACGTCGATAAGACTTTGGTCAGCAAAAAAACTAATTTTAATCATATTTAGGGCTGAGGAGAGTCAGCATCTGCTTTTTTCCACCGCCTTACTTTTGGGTTTCCCTTAGAACGATGGACTCAACCCGCAAAAAACGACAACAAAAAAATTGCTTTCACTGCGGAGATACCTTTGCGGGAAGAGCTATTGAAATGGATGACAGGCAGTTTTGTTGTCAGGGCTGCGCTACTGTGTATGAGCTGCTCTCCGAAAACGGCATGGATGCCTTTTACACCCTTGAGGATCGCCCCGGGGTAAGGGTGGAGGCTTTGGATAGAGATCGTTACGCTTTTCTTGATTTGCCTGAAGTTGCGCAGAGACTGTTGCAGTTTGAAGAAGGCAAACATGCTCGTGTAACGCTTCGATTGCCAGCCATTCATTGTAGCTCCTGTATTTGGCTGCTTGAGAATCTGCACAGAATCAATCCGGCCGTGATTTCCTCCGGAGTACATTTTACCCGAAAGCAGGCTTCCATTCTGTTTAACAAAGAACAAGTTACGCTTAGGCAGGTTGTGGAATTGCTCGTTAAACTGGGCTATCCTCCTGAAATCAACCTTTCTACATTTGAGCAGAAAGATGCGCGGCCTTCCCGAAAATGGGTCATAAAAATTGGTGTTGCCGGGTTTTGCTTCGGAAACATCATGCTGCTGAGCCTGCCCGAGTATCTCGGAATGGGAGAGGGTTATGAATCCTATGCCATGTTTTTCGGTGCATTGAATATCCTGCTGGCGCTGCCGGTATTTTTTTATGCTGCTACCGATTACTATCGCTCTGCCTGGGCAAGTTTGCGCAGCGGACAGGTAAACATAGACGTGCCCATCACCCTGGGGATTTTCGCGCTTTTCGGGCGTTCGCTGTATGAAATTCTCAGTCAAACCGGTGCAGGTTACATGGATTCGCTTGCAGGCCTTTTGTTTTTCCTGCTCATCGGAAAATGGTTTCAGGAAAAAACCTATCAAAGCCTTGCTTTTGATCGCAACTACGAATCTTATTTTCCGGTGGCAGCCCGGGTGGTTAAAGACAATCGCGAGGAACAGGTGCCTCTGAAAGACCTCAAACCGGGTATGGAAATCATCGTGCGCAACCGCGAATTGATACCTGCAGACTCTTTGCTGGTCTCCGATCGCGCCAGTATTGACTTCAGTTTTGTGACGGGAGAATCTCAGCCTGTTCAGAAAAATTCGGGTGATTTGATTTATGCGGGTGGACGCCAATCAGGAACCGCCATCAGGTTGAGAATAGAAAAACCGGTAGATCAGAGTTACCTCACCGACCTTTGGAACCAACAGGTTTTCCGTAAAGCCGATGCCAACCCAACGGTTGCTCTTATTAACAAAGTAAGCCGCTATTTTACCATGGTTGTGCTGTTGATTGCCGCACTTGGTGGATTGTATTGGATATTAA
This sequence is a window from Cryomorphaceae bacterium. Protein-coding genes within it:
- a CDS encoding HAD family hydrolase gives rise to the protein MDSTRKKRQQKNCFHCGDTFAGRAIEMDDRQFCCQGCATVYELLSENGMDAFYTLEDRPGVRVEALDRDRYAFLDLPEVAQRLLQFEEGKHARVTLRLPAIHCSSCIWLLENLHRINPAVISSGVHFTRKQASILFNKEQVTLRQVVELLVKLGYPPEINLSTFEQKDARPSRKWVIKIGVAGFCFGNIMLLSLPEYLGMGEGYESYAMFFGALNILLALPVFFYAATDYYRSAWASLRSGQVNIDVPITLGIFALFGRSLYEILSQTGAGYMDSLAGLLFFLLIGKWFQEKTYQSLAFDRNYESYFPVAARVVKDNREEQVPLKDLKPGMEIIVRNRELIPADSLLVSDRASIDFSFVTGESQPVQKNSGDLIYAGGRQSGTAIRLRIEKPVDQSYLTDLWNQQVFRKADANPTVALINKVSRYFTMVVLLIAALGGLYWILTEPSRWAQVVTAVLIVACPCALALAAPFSFGHTLRAMGRNALYLRNSETVETMAAVTDIVFDKTGTLTRNDRYELEFIGAGLTKFQEQLISSLVSQSSHPLSRVIDEYLDCDPEYEPIRYKEVAGAGLQGMFGDEWVVVGSEQFVTGDVLDRDGATRVFVKIGGKLLGYFLFEAGYRSSFQHVLEDLSKNYRLHLLSGDGDRERFKLSAWFDEEQLHFSQTPFDKLAYVEKLQRDGRVVMMLGDGLNDSGALQAANVGISIADNVYDFTPACDAIFDGREFGKLPGLLFLARGGMKTVRASMVLSFFYNVIGLSFALSGMLSPLVAAILMPVSSISVVVLATLSVNNRASKALGEPGMFKAIISKPDQNQQIL